Part of the Tolypothrix sp. PCC 7910 genome, AGTTAGTAATAATGAAGCCTTAGCAACTCTACATCCACAAACTGTGGAGTTAATCGCTATGCTATCGGTAACGTTATTAATGGCAAATTTAGTTGCACCCGATTCGGTATTTGCTAAAGGTTTCTCTTCCAGTAGCGGTAGTAGAAGTAGCACAAGCAGTAGTACTGACAGCAGTGTTAGTTATAGCGGCGATGGAGATACATTTATGAATAAATTTATCGGTATGTGCCTGACTGGAGTAGGGGGAGTTTGGCTATATAATATCTTCTTCCCCCAACAAAGAGATGAGTGAAGGTAATTCGTAATTCGTAATTACATCATAGAGAAATAAGTAAGTCGTTGACAATTAACCAAACTAGATTACGCAATCTACAAGCCTTGAAACTCTTACCAATGACAAATGACAGCCTTAATATGATTCATGCAGATAAGTAATTTACCCACCAATAAATCGACGCAGCAGGATTTAGTATTAAATATTAGAGAATTGCATACAGCCGAACAACAGAATTGGGATGCACTCATTAAAAACCATCCCAATGGCTGCTTTATGCAAACTTCCAGTTGGGCAGATTTTAAAGAAATTGAAGGATATAAAAGCTTTCGCTATGGTTTGTTTTTAAATAATCAATTAGTGGGAGGATGTATTTATTATTTATATCCTCAAAGCAATAAAGCTAATTTGTTGATTGCGCCTGGTGGCCCCATATTACCAACAGAATATGCAGAGTCAGCGCTACAGCTATTGTTACATACAGCCGAGAAATTAGCGCAAGAATTAGGAGCGATCGCACTGCGGATTGAACCACTATGGACAGAAAAACCAGCATATCTGCAAAAATTTGTGCGCGCACCTGCGGATTTATTACCATCGGAAACTTTACTTATAGATTTAACCCCAGAACTCAGCGAAATTTTAGCGGCGATGAAACCGAAAGGACGCTACAATATTCGCCTCAGTCAACGCTATGGTGTGACAACAGAATTTAGCAGTGATTCGCAAAAAATCCCTGTCTTGTATGAATTGTTTTGGGAAACTGTACAGCGTCAAAAGTTTTTTGGTGAACCCTACGGCTTTTTTATCAATCTTTGCCAAACATTATTTAAATCAAACATGGCAGAAATTGGTTTAGCCTATTGGCAAGGTGAGATATTAGCAGCAATTTTAGTAGTATATTGCGGTAAGTTTGCTATTTATTTATATGGCGGACGCAGTTTAGCACATCCACAAGTTATGGCTAATTACAGCTTACATTGGGAAGCTATGCAAAGGGCTAAATTGCGGGGTTGCCAATTTTATGATTTCTATGGGTTTACCCAAGATGTCAATCATAGCTATGCAAAGTTTTCGCAATTTAAAAGTCAGTTTGGTGGACAGCCTATAAAAACTATAGGCGCACAGGATTACTTTTTTTATGACCAATTAGCTGATACCCTAATTAGCTTATTTCAAAACCTAGCAGGTGGTAGCAAATGAACGAAAGATTGATGGCAATAATTACGCAGTTTGGCGTAATTTTACTAGAATTATTCGTAGGTTTTGGTTTATTTTGGCTAGGACAGTTGGCTTATCAAAAGCTATTTCGCCGCCGTATGGAATTAAATTTAGAATTATTTGTTAATGATAACCCTGCGGTTGCTGTGGCATTAGTAGGTTACTATTTTGGTATAGTTATTGCTTTAGGTGGCGTTCTCGGTCAAAGTGTAGACAATTGGCAAGATAAAGCGCTGAATTTAATTACCTATGGCGCAACAGTCATTTTATTAATGTTAGCTGGTGCATGGGTAGGCGATAGATTAATTCTGCGTCATTTTAATTGTGAACGCGAAATTATTCAAGACCGTAACATGGGTGCGGCAAATGTAGAAGCTGCAAACCACATCGCCAATGGTTTAATTTTAAATGCGGCTTTAGCTGGAGAAAGTGGTGGTTGGTTGGTAGGAATTGTTTGTTGGTTAATTGGTTTGGGATTACTCGTGATAGTCAGTTTCGTCTATCCCAAAATTACTAAATATAATGTATTTGCAGAAATTGAAAAGCGCAA contains:
- a CDS encoding DUF350 domain-containing protein, with protein sequence MNERLMAIITQFGVILLELFVGFGLFWLGQLAYQKLFRRRMELNLELFVNDNPAVAVALVGYYFGIVIALGGVLGQSVDNWQDKALNLITYGATVILLMLAGAWVGDRLILRHFNCEREIIQDRNMGAANVEAANHIANGLILNAALAGESGGWLVGIVCWLIGLGLLVIVSFVYPKITKYNVFAEIEKRNNPAAGVALAGLLIATGNIVRVAFAAEFENWIVSFTQYGLLLIFCLVSLVVIRWLADLILVPGVKISDEIVNQEVPNVGAGLIEAFAYIAASFLIAWCL
- a CDS encoding peptidoglycan bridge formation glycyltransferase FemA/FemB family protein, whose protein sequence is MQISNLPTNKSTQQDLVLNIRELHTAEQQNWDALIKNHPNGCFMQTSSWADFKEIEGYKSFRYGLFLNNQLVGGCIYYLYPQSNKANLLIAPGGPILPTEYAESALQLLLHTAEKLAQELGAIALRIEPLWTEKPAYLQKFVRAPADLLPSETLLIDLTPELSEILAAMKPKGRYNIRLSQRYGVTTEFSSDSQKIPVLYELFWETVQRQKFFGEPYGFFINLCQTLFKSNMAEIGLAYWQGEILAAILVVYCGKFAIYLYGGRSLAHPQVMANYSLHWEAMQRAKLRGCQFYDFYGFTQDVNHSYAKFSQFKSQFGGQPIKTIGAQDYFFYDQLADTLISLFQNLAGGSK